The nucleotide window TGGCGTCGAGGGCGCGCACCTTCGTGAGCCGTTCATCGGTGACGTGCTCCGGCCGGAGAAATCCATGAGGCTTGCCCGCCCGCGAATCCGCCGGGATGCCGCCGAGATATTTCGTCGTCAGCATTCCCTGCGCAAGCGGAGAGAATACGATGCACCCCATACCCTCGTCGTTGAGCGCGCCGAGCAGATCGGGTTCGATCCAGCGGTTGAACATATTGTACACCGGCTGATGGATCACGCAGGGCGTGCCCATCTCGCGCAGGAGCGCGGCGGCTTTGCGCGTATGCTCCGCACCATAACTCGAGATCCCGGCGTACAGTGCGCGTCCGGACCGCACAGCATGATCCAGCGCACCCATGGTCTCTTCGAGCGGTGTCTCGGGATCGAAGCGGTGCGAGTAGAAGATGTCCACGTACTCGAGCCCCATCCGCTTCAGGCTTTGATCGAGGCTGGCGAGGAGATACTTCCGCGACCCCCACTCCCCGTACGGACCCGGCCACATCCAGTAACCGGCTTTCGTGGAGATGATGAGTTCGTCACGGTACGGCAGGAGGTCCTGCTTCATGAGCAGGCCGAAGGTCTCTTCCGCAGAGCCGGGAGGCGGGCCGTAATTGTTCGCGAGATCAAAATGCGTGATGCCGAGGTCGAAGGAGCGGCGGATGATCGCACGGGCGGTCTCCAGCGTGTCCACCCCACCGAAATTGTGCCAGAGTCCGAGCGAGATCGGCGGAAGGCGGAGCCCGCTCCGGCCACAACGGCGAAAAGGCAAGGTTGTGTAGCGGTCAGCGTTGGCGGTCCAGACACTCATGGTCACCTCCGGAAGTTCACAGGGCACATGATCGGACGAATGTCCGGTCAGTTCAGGATATCGGTCAGTTCTTTGCCGCGCATGAAGGTCACGATCGCCTCGATATCGCCCGACAGAGGACGGTCGCCGCGCAGCGGTGGCACGACCTCACGCAGGAGCTTAGACGCCTTGTGCGTACCGTCGCCCGGCCGCTCGGAGCGGTACCCGAGTGCCTCGATGGCCCCGTGCAGTTCGATGGCGAGCACCCGTTCCACATTCTGGATCACCTGCCGTGCCTGGCGTGCGGCGATGGTTCCCATGCTCACGTGGTCTTCCTGGTTCGCCGATGTCGGGATGGAATCTCCGCTGGCAGGATGGATCAGCACTTTGTTCTCGGACACGAGCGCGGCAGCAGCGTACTGTTCGATCATCAATCCGGATTCGAGTCCGCCGTTCACCGCGAGGAACGCAGGAAGCCCGCAGCTGTGCTGCCGGTCCATAAGCTTCGCCGTACGCCGCTCGGAGATGTTGCCGAGTTCCGCAACGGCAAGCGCGAGGAAGTCCATGGCCAGCGCCACCGGCTGGCCGTGGAAATTGCCGACGCTGAACACTTCGTTGGAGTCAGGGAAGATGAGGGGATTGTCCGTGGTGGAATTCACTTCGGTCTCCACCACGCCGGCCACATACTCGATCGCATCGCGCGACGCACCATGCACCTGGGGAGCGCAGCGGATGGAGTACGAATCCTGCACCTTGGAACGGGTGTCATGGTCCACACGGTCCACGAGCCGGCTGTTGCGGATCATGGCGCGGATGTTCCGCGCAGCGCGGGCCTGTCCGGCGTGCGGACGTGTGGCAAGGACCTTCTCGGCGAAGGGTGTACTCTTCCCTTTCACCGCCTCCAGGCTGAGGGCCATGGCGATGTCCGCAATGTCCGCAAGCCGGCGGGCATCATAGACGGCAAGCGCACCGACAGCGGTCATGGCCTGCGTGCCGTTGTTCAGCGCCAGCCCTTCCTTGGCTTCCAGGACCACGGGTTCGATCCCCGCCGCACGCATGGCTGCCTTGCCGGTCATGCGCTTCCCTCGATAGAATGCTTCGCCTTCGCCGATGAGGACCGCGGCGGCGTGCGACAGCGGGGCAAGGTCACCGCTGGATCCCACCGATCCCTGCTCGGGAACGACCGGATGGACACCGCGATTAAGCATATCGAGGAGGCGTTCAACGGTCGAGATGCGGATCCCGGAATGTCCGCGCGCAAGCGCGTTGGCCCGGAGCAACAGCATTGCCCGGACGATCTCTTCGGCGAAGGGTGCGCCGACGCCCGCACAGTGGCTGAGGATGAGATTGCGCTGAAGTTCGCGGAGACGTTCGGGGCGAACAGAGACATTCTGAAAGGCGCCGAAGCCGGTGGTCACGCCGTACACGACGGCATGATCGCGGACCGCACATTCGACCCACTCGCGGGAGCGCCGCATGGCAGCGCGCGTTGACGTGGCGAGGCGGGCAGGAGCACCGCCCCGCGCAACGGCCACCACCCGATCGATCGTCAGTGTCGCGCCATCAACCTGTATCGACCTGGCCATGCTCTGTCTCCGTTCAGCGTCCGGGATGGATGGAATGGCGCGCGAGCACGTCCAGGACGGTCTGCGCGCATGCGTCGACAGGAACGGTCACCTGCACCGTGCGTGTCTCCGCCAGGTAGGCCTCGCGGTCCTTGCCTGCGGCCGACTTCTTCTTCTCCTGCAACTGTCCGCCGAGGATCAGGTCCTTCACCGTCACCTCGCCCTTCTCGAACTCATTGCTCCCCATCAGGATCGCGACCGGGATACCGAGGCGGTTGGCATACTGCAACTGTTTCCCGGGGCTTTTCTCTTCGCCGAGATACATTTCCGTGTTGATGCCTGCCTGCCGGAGCTGGCGTGTCAGGCGCTGATAGTCCGCCAGTCGCGCCGGTTCCATGATGGTCACGAGGGCGTGTGCGGTGGCGCTCTGCGCGGGGAGGCGGCCAAGCTTCTGGAGCGCCGCGAAGAGCCGGTCCACGCCGATCGATGCACCGACAGCAGGGATCTTCCGCCCGAGGAAACGTTCCACGAGGCCGTCGTAACGTCCGCCGCCAACCACCGAGCCGATCTCCGGTGCATCGAGGAGCTGGGCTTCAAAGACGGGGCCGGTGTAATAATCAAGTCCGCGCGCGATGCTCAGGTCGAGCACAACGGTGGCTTCCGGGATCGCGAGAGCGTCGAGGGACGTGCAGATGAAGCTGAGGTCATTGACCGCCTCCTCCGCGGAGGGTACACCGCTGAAGAGCCGGGCGAGAGCTTCGAGGGTTGCGCTCCGGGTCCCGCGCGGGATCGCGAGGAACTCGCGGATGCGCGTCACTGCGCTTTCGGCCAGTCCGAGCCCGGGGATCTTGTCGCCCGACACGTCGATGCGGCCGGTCATCAGTTCTTTCGCGACGTTCTCGATCCCGATCTTCTCGAGCTTATCGAGGATGCGGAACACGCCGTGCGCCATCTCGCGCGGGATGCCGGCAAAATCCAGGAGACTGTTCAGGACCTTCCGGCTGCTGAAGCGCAGGATGAAGCGGTCGTCCACCAACGCGGTGAGCGTATCGTAGATGCCACAGATGATCTCCGCATCGGCCGCAAGGGACGATGAGCCGACGGAGTCGAGATCGAATTGTATGAACTCGCGGAAGCGTCCGGGGTCGGGTTTGTCGGCGCGCCAGACCGGTGCAACCTGATAGCGCCGGAACGGCAGAGGGAGGTCCGGGTACTGGGCGACCACCCGCGCGAGCGGAACGGTCAGGTCGAACCGCAGGGCGACTTCTTCTTCTTCGGGGTTCGTGAAGCCGAAGATCTGTTTGGTGTTCTCATCGCCATACCCCATGAGGGTGACGCGGTACTCCTGCGCGGGGGTCTCCAGCGGCAGGAAGCCGTAGCGCTCATACACCTGGCGGATGGTTGCGATGAGTTTGAGGCGGGCGTTCATCTGTGCGGGGAGATAATCCCGGAAACCGCGCAGGAGCCGT belongs to Ignavibacteriota bacterium and includes:
- the mgrA gene encoding L-glyceraldehyde 3-phosphate reductase, whose amino-acid sequence is MSVWTANADRYTTLPFRRCGRSGLRLPPISLGLWHNFGGVDTLETARAIIRRSFDLGITHFDLANNYGPPPGSAEETFGLLMKQDLLPYRDELIISTKAGYWMWPGPYGEWGSRKYLLASLDQSLKRMGLEYVDIFYSHRFDPETPLEETMGALDHAVRSGRALYAGISSYGAEHTRKAAALLREMGTPCVIHQPVYNMFNRWIEPDLLGALNDEGMGCIVFSPLAQGMLTTKYLGGIPADSRAGKPHGFLRPEHVTDERLTKVRALDAIARGRGQSIAQLALSWVLRHPGVTSALVGASTVAQMEENIAVAYAPLLTADELAAIEKILA
- the hisS gene encoding histidine--tRNA ligase, with translation MNARLKLIATIRQVYERYGFLPLETPAQEYRVTLMGYGDENTKQIFGFTNPEEEEVALRFDLTVPLARVVAQYPDLPLPFRRYQVAPVWRADKPDPGRFREFIQFDLDSVGSSSLAADAEIICGIYDTLTALVDDRFILRFSSRKVLNSLLDFAGIPREMAHGVFRILDKLEKIGIENVAKELMTGRIDVSGDKIPGLGLAESAVTRIREFLAIPRGTRSATLEALARLFSGVPSAEEAVNDLSFICTSLDALAIPEATVVLDLSIARGLDYYTGPVFEAQLLDAPEIGSVVGGGRYDGLVERFLGRKIPAVGASIGVDRLFAALQKLGRLPAQSATAHALVTIMEPARLADYQRLTRQLRQAGINTEMYLGEEKSPGKQLQYANRLGIPVAILMGSNEFEKGEVTVKDLILGGQLQEKKKSAAGKDREAYLAETRTVQVTVPVDACAQTVLDVLARHSIHPGR
- the hutH gene encoding histidine ammonia-lyase → MARSIQVDGATLTIDRVVAVARGGAPARLATSTRAAMRRSREWVECAVRDHAVVYGVTTGFGAFQNVSVRPERLRELQRNLILSHCAGVGAPFAEEIVRAMLLLRANALARGHSGIRISTVERLLDMLNRGVHPVVPEQGSVGSSGDLAPLSHAAAVLIGEGEAFYRGKRMTGKAAMRAAGIEPVVLEAKEGLALNNGTQAMTAVGALAVYDARRLADIADIAMALSLEAVKGKSTPFAEKVLATRPHAGQARAARNIRAMIRNSRLVDRVDHDTRSKVQDSYSIRCAPQVHGASRDAIEYVAGVVETEVNSTTDNPLIFPDSNEVFSVGNFHGQPVALAMDFLALAVAELGNISERRTAKLMDRQHSCGLPAFLAVNGGLESGLMIEQYAAAALVSENKVLIHPASGDSIPTSANQEDHVSMGTIAARQARQVIQNVERVLAIELHGAIEALGYRSERPGDGTHKASKLLREVVPPLRGDRPLSGDIEAIVTFMRGKELTDILN